In a single window of the Haliaeetus albicilla chromosome 25, bHalAlb1.1, whole genome shotgun sequence genome:
- the GTPBP6 gene encoding putative GTP-binding protein 6 codes for MGPGRLSQSLLLRCRRAAAAAAAVVAARCRGGPSSARPLSAAAVRLRAPQRPPGRGEPPRAGGGGRWKEVAGAGGDEEDEEEEEEEEAELEELLGPSPLAVEPGAQRVAVVHPAVKWGPKKPPLTRAELQIAEAVALIDTLQNWTVLEKIIIPTKNPDKKFIFGKGNFQALTEKIKKLPHVTAVFLNVERISSLTKKELEDAWGVKVFDRYTVVLHIFRCNARTKEAKLQIALAEIPLLRSNLKNDVSWLDQQRGGSRYIMGSGETFMETQNRILKEKELKIRNALEKLRRKRSLLRTQRRKREFPIISVMGYTNCGKTTLIKALTGEAGLQPRDQLFATLDITAHAGYLPSHMAVIYVDTIGFLTDLPHNLVESFSATLEEVAYSDLIVHVRDITHPETILQKATVLSVLKNLNLPSHLLDSMVEVHNKVDLIERYKPTEENALAISALHGHGLEELKEEIEKKILTATGKKILTVNINLEGPQLSWLYKEATVQEVEVMPEDGTARVKVIISNSAFGRYRNLFPNSKIFMP; via the exons ATGGGGCCCGGCCGCCTCTCGCAGTcgctgctgctgcgctgccggcgggcggcggcggcggcggcggctgtcGTCGCGGCCCGCTGCCGCGGCGGGCCGTCGTCCGCCCGCCCGCTCAGCGCCGCCGCCGTTCGCCTGCGGGCTCCTCAGAGGCCGCCGGGCAGGGGCGAgcccccgcgggcgggcggcggaggGCGGTGGAAGGAGGTGGCGGGCGCCGGCGGGGATGAAGAAGacgaagaggaggaggaggaggaggaggcggagctggaggagctgctgggccCCTCTCCGCTGGCCGTGGAGCCCGGCGCGCAGCGCGTCGCCGTGGTGCACCCGGCTGTCAAGTGGGGCCCGAAGAAGCCGCCGCTCACCAGGG CTGAATTACAGATTGCTGAAGCCGTTGCTCTTATAGATACCCTTCAGAACTGGACGgttttagagaaaataattattccTACAAAAAATCCTGACAAGAAGTTTATTTTTGGCAAAGGAAACTTTCAGGCGTTGACAG aaaagattaaaaaattgcCCCATGTGACAGCTGTCTTCTTGAATGTGGAAAGAATATCTTCACTAACAAAG AAAGAACTAGAAGATGCCTGGGGCGTGAAAGTCTTTGACAGATACACAGTTGTACTTCACATTTTTCGTTGTAATGCCCGGACCAAAGAAGCAAAACTTCAGATAGCATTGGCTGAAATTCCACTTCTCAG GTCAAATCTGAAAAATGATGTGTCTTGGCTAGATCAGCAGAGAGGTGGCTCAAGATACATCATGGGCTCAG gtGAAACATTCATGGAGACACAGAATCGtatcttgaaagaaaaagaacttaaAATTAGGAATGCCCTGGAGAaactaagaagaaaaaggtCTTTACTTAGAACTCAGCGCAGAAAACGCGAGTTTCCTATTATCTCAGTAATGGGCTATACTAATTGTG gaAAAACTACTTTGATCAAAGCTTTGACTGGCGAAGCAGGACTTCAACCCAGAGATCAGCTGTTTGCCACTCTTGATATTACAGCCCATGCTGGCTATCTGCCCTCACATATGGCAGTTATTTATGTTGACACCATTGGCTTTCTGACTGATCTTCCACATAATCTGGTTGAGTCCTTTTCGGCTACGTTAGAAGAAGTGGCTTACTCA GATCTGATAGTTCATGTGAGGGATATTACTCATCCAGAAACCATTCTCCAGAAAGCAACCGTTCTGTCAGTTCTGAAGAATCTTAATCTTCCCAGCCATTTATTGGACTCAATGGTAGAAGTTCATAACAAAGTGGATTTGATAGAAAG ATATAAACCcactgaagaaaatgctttagCCATTTCTGCTCTACATGGACATGGTTTAGAagagctgaaagaagaaatagagaaaaaaatcttgacagCAACAGGGAAGAAGATTCTGACAGTTAACATCAACTTAGAGGGACCTCAGCTAAG TTGGCTCTATAAAGAAGCAACAGTTCAGGAAGTAGAAGTCATGCCTGAAGATGGCACAGCCCGGGTGAAGGTGATAATCAGCAATTCTGCTTTTGGCAGATACAGAAACCTCTTTCCCAACAGTAAGATTTTTATGCCATGA